From the genome of Malus sylvestris chromosome 13, drMalSylv7.2, whole genome shotgun sequence:
CTCTCTGGGTCTCTATCTCCTTTGaaggatgtgaaatgtggcatgctgaactggCGTGGAGATtttgcctgctcgatctcgtccgtgaaagGTGATtggcttatgttggtcatgtccaTTCGTAATGCCTTGTCAGTGACCTTGTTGTGTTAGAAATCGCGCAATCACTCCATTAGGAGCCTATCTACTTCTTCCTAAATTTACCTTTGTTTGGGTAGCAGAGCTCTTGGTTGTCCCTGGTCGTGACCTGCTGGTCTAGGCTACTTTTCTATGTGCTCGGCTCGTTTATGTCGCGGCTGCGATGTAAGTGGTacattcctagcaggcgagcgaatTTCTCGCAGATTGCTAATTGAACTTGAGTCAGATTGAGTGACTACTTCTCTCCGTTCGTTGTGTTGCCCACTCTAATGCGAGGTCGATGATGCTACTTACGGGCCTAGCCGGAAATGAACATTTTgcttggaaggttgctcatgttgtcTACTGTATGATggcgcttgtcaactctatgacgtGTCGAGATAGGTGTGGTTTGCAATTTGGGTTAGAAGAGCTTGGATGGTATGTGTCtccttgagtagtggaagtATCAAATCTACGGAAAAATGAGGTGAAAATACCCTCGGTTCAATCGTCGGTCCAGAAATTTAAAGCCAAGACAGTTGAACCAATCTTGGACTGATTTGGATTGCTTGGAAGGCCACGATAGTGGGCTGCTACATATGCGGCACACGTAGGTGTTAGGCCTGGGCTAGGCTCGGGAACATGCTGGGCTTGTGCTGGGTTGCAGCTCAGGCTGGCTCGCCTTAAgcttgggcccttgtgggttgGAGTGACGCAGCTTGGGACCGCTTGTTTTGGGCTCGACCTTGGAGCGCACTGGGCTCACGCTGGCCTTGGGCCCGTGAGGTCTGGGCTGCTCCAATTGTCGTAGCTGCTTGGTCTTGTTGAATTTGGGCTGGCTGCCTTATGGCACGGGCTTGGGCCTGCTGCTGCGACGTGGCTTGCTCACCGTGGGCAGTTGGCTCACTGAGGATCGCTGTCATGGTTGCTACCATGATGGTGCCCTTAGGGGTGGTGCCACTCCACTCGTTGTTACGTTGAGCCTTGTGGATCGCCGTGGTCCAAATCTACAAATGAAtaagaaatgagaaactttgaatgcgaGAGTTTTCTTGGAGCGTGTGAATCAAGAcactcaatgaaagcaccaatttgtggatgcaaagtTCCATCGTCTTatcctttgacgaaaatgcacctgcaaaataataacacctaagatcaaGGCTAAGAGCCTCATGTGCCCATGATGAATTGGGGAGGGGGGGCTTTGgtcgaagaatctccgatgccaaagttagaatttgagagagaatgaACTTAACTTTTTTGTGGAGAGATGAGactatatataggggtgtggccaaccctatttggagaatagtgACCGGTAACTTATGGTGGTTTTatgaggttaattgcaagatattatgtgaaataatatcttgcaattaacttggtaatcaatcctaatttaaatagaataattgggagttaccttttgagtgaagatttgatgaggagtgatgagaggattttgaataaataccatttcgATCATCTTTGACTCTTCATTGATTGAGCTGAGCTGTTATTGTTTGTTGCATGCACGGGGGAATCTCGGtctgcctcgagggtaattttgtctttttaatccaaaaatccacatttcgcctccataattttcttgattatattTAGCTCCACAATAATTCACTTACAAGTTGGGTACTCACCATTCGATAATGGTTCTTCGGCACAATTCCTTCGAAGcaagtatatatatacttgGATTCGAACAAGATTAGTCCATCTAATGTTTGTTTCACATCAGCAGCTTGTATAACATGCCCGTAAGAAAATACCACATCCAAGACGATGAGCCCAAACAGAAACATGACACGATATGAAGGAATGAAAAAATGCCTGTAGGCTGTAGAGAAAATATAtatcattctacaaaacttgtATAACTTACGTTTCTTTCGGTTAGGAATAGTAGCTTCATTTCCAGTTCTCCTCTTGCCAGCTACTGCTTCTTAGCTCTTTTTCACAGCTAGTTGGATGACAGATGGTGACATCAAACTTTCAGTCGCCATTATACTCAAAAACCAAGAAAGTTCATATTTCCAAGAGATGATCTTCACAAAATGATTCCAATCCTTGAGGAAGAACTTTTCATCTCCTCTCTTCCAAACCTACTGTCCACGATTCTCCACTAAGACCTCTAAGAGTGCATTTGCAGGGAGGTTGTCCATTGAAATTCTCCATAAATAAAGGTCCAAATGACGAACGGAGAGAATCTTGGGTGGAAAATGAACTTGGGAGGAGGGGAATCTTTTCCATGTGGTGGCAACGTCTGAAGTTGCCGGAGTCAGCTGGAAAAGCCGTCAGAATTTTTGCCCAGAAAACGGGTTGTTGCATTGGGTTGAGGGAGGAAATCCGGGTCGCACGGGTCCAGTTCTACAAATGGAAGGCTGCTACAAGAATTTGGggtcttctatttatagaatgtcTAAATGACTGAATTGCACCTGATTCTGCTCgcttatttctccttcattaCAATTCCGATTCCCGAATGGTTTTCGCCTATGCATtcgtgagatcgagctctaACAAAAACTACTAAGTATGACCTTGCAATATCTACGGGTTTTTAATGGATGGTGACAAAAATTAGCCTCTAGTCAGCAAACAAGCCAAGAATCTAATCTTTCCCCTGATTATATAAAATAGGATAACATAATTCTGTATATGGTATACCTTCGAATGAAACTCAACATTTCAGGAAATTAATCAAAGTATACAGAGACAGATGTAAGGAACTATAAAAGAAatagataaataattaaattatcatCGGATAATTAGCAAAAAATATATGGCCAGAATGTAAAGGGAAATTGGTTAGAACTCAGAACTCTACAGGTGATGGAGGAAAATACTTCTTAATAGGTCATTAACAGCTAAGTTCTGTCAGTTTCACTTGTCGTCCGCAGCAATTCCTGAGctattttcaattttccatACCTCCGGAACGCATTCTCAAAAGAATGTCTCACGTATGCTGGTGGGTGAAACCCCTTTCCAATCATTGATTTTAGCTTCTCATGTGCAGCCTCTAACTGGCCATCTTTACAGAGCTTCTGCAATATCTGTGTTTCCAACTTCCTTTCCAACTTAAGACACATATCCATCTGCCcgttttccctcaaaattttgTCCACTAATCTATAAGTATGAAAATGTGGAGAGTAGCCCAACCCAAGTATTTCTATCAATAAGCCATAAGAAGCTTCCCAATTTTTAGCTTCACCATAAGCATGGATTAACGCAGAATATGTCATACTATCCGGAAGACATCTATTCTTGTTCATCATCTTAAAGACACTTCCGGCATCATCCAAATTCCCTAGTTTACACAGCATGCATATAATTGAATTATAAACAGCCAACTTTGGTTTCATGCCTTGGGATAGCATCCTCCCAAACATATGGCTAGTTATCTCAACGTGACCGTGTGAACACAAAGCCTTCATCACAATACAGTAGCCCTCTCCAACACAGCTCAGCTTCTTACCCTCAACAGCCTTCAAAATCTCAACAGCCTCTTCCACTTTTCCCAGTTGACAAAGCCCCGAAAGAAGCCGGATTATGGCAAATGTACTGGGTAATAATCCCACTTTATACACTGCCCAAAAAATTCCAACTGCAGGCTGTATAGCATCACTGTTTCCACCCACTTTTGGAACTAAAATCGTAAAGTTTCTACAAGAATTTCTCACTCTTACTTTCCCAACAGCTCCTCCTTTCGCACTGAATGAACACAACTCTCCAATAAGAGCATTCACTGCAGACCGAGTAGGAACCACACCAGACTTACACATATCACCAAAAACTTCAATGGCAGTCTCAAATCTACCAAACTTACATAAACCAACAAGAATATTACCGTACGAATAAGTATCAGGTGATTCAATTCTCCGAAAAACTGCAAGCGCAAAGTCAATTAAATGGCCAGACGATTCCTTCTT
Proteins encoded in this window:
- the LOC126597718 gene encoding pentatricopeptide repeat-containing protein At5g65560-like, producing MLSRSRTKHGGPLIHSSLLFKLVTHFSPFSSKPNSNFATQNQIATIPKKFTTRRSIPLPATVPQAPDAVSSSIVSSVCSLLSKDTNESTSIDILLKKLKKKLSSELVLQILMNYKQLGRSKALDFFSWAGFQMGFRFDDCVVEYMADFLGRRKLFDDMKCLLLTVSSHKGRVSCRAVSICIRFLGRQGRIREALCTFEEMESKFGCKPDNLVYNNVLYVLCKKESSGHLIDFALAVFRRIESPDTYSYGNILVGLCKFGRFETAIEVFGDMCKSGVVPTRSAVNALIGELCSFSAKGGAVGKVRVRNSCRNFTILVPKVGGNSDAIQPAVGIFWAVYKVGLLPSTFAIIRLLSGLCQLGKVEEAVEILKAVEGKKLSCVGEGYCIVMKALCSHGHVEITSHMFGRMLSQGMKPKLAVYNSIICMLCKLGNLDDAGSVFKMMNKNRCLPDSMTYSALIHAYGEAKNWEASYGLLIEILGLGYSPHFHTYRLVDKILRENGQMDMCLKLERKLETQILQKLCKDGQLEAAHEKLKSMIGKGFHPPAYVRHSFENAFRRYGKLKIAQELLRTTSETDRT